Proteins from one Roseimicrobium gellanilyticum genomic window:
- a CDS encoding cytochrome P460 family protein, with protein MKSLPRAVAIVSALTLALVIVRNASQAQNADSQGTAAAKQPEDSTPFVTEIPEGYRDWKLISVAREEGSIDDIRAVLGNDIAIKAYREGATQPFPDGAIIVRLAWSLVSSEENNKAFGREQSFVAGAPKNGVQFMIKDAKKYAATGGWGYGQFDNDSGKTVERAKLATCYPCHQAIEARDYVFTHYAR; from the coding sequence ATGAAAAGCCTCCCTCGAGCTGTCGCGATTGTCTCCGCCTTGACCCTGGCCCTCGTCATTGTCCGGAATGCCAGCCAGGCGCAGAATGCCGATTCTCAGGGAACGGCAGCCGCCAAGCAGCCGGAAGACTCCACGCCATTTGTCACGGAGATCCCTGAGGGCTATCGCGACTGGAAACTGATCTCCGTGGCGCGTGAAGAGGGAAGCATTGATGACATCCGCGCCGTGTTGGGGAATGACATCGCCATCAAGGCATATCGTGAAGGTGCCACACAACCGTTCCCTGATGGCGCCATCATCGTGCGGCTGGCGTGGAGCCTTGTTTCATCCGAGGAAAACAACAAGGCCTTTGGCAGGGAGCAGTCCTTTGTGGCGGGCGCTCCGAAGAACGGAGTGCAGTTCATGATCAAGGATGCGAAGAAGTATGCGGCGACGGGCGGTTGGGGGTATGGCCAGTTCGACAATGACAGTGGCAAGACGGTGGAGAGGGCGAAGCTGGCGACATGCTATCCATGCCATCAGGCGATTGAAGCGCGTGATTATGTCTTCACGCACTATGCGCGGTGA